From Mytilus edulis chromosome 9, xbMytEdul2.2, whole genome shotgun sequence, the proteins below share one genomic window:
- the LOC139490483 gene encoding putative leucine-rich repeat-containing protein DDB_G0290503 encodes MASSKPSQAIKPECDKHGQDLILFCPGHLMPCCDECISTSHSKCTGITSLAGVVEKTKIENSKESVETNINSILNLLGTLINNKSKNIKRGENQYKDIQKSIKEIRKEINNHLDHLEKKLSKEIDTIWNQEKASATDFISEIEEEKKNLKEIKEHLQTVTRNTSKLQSFLGVHQIDQQVHQCQRYVEDLNDDERIKEVDIKMKKNDEIEKILSKLESLESLGEVIVIKTEVAMKIEISVGTEPQVPLQEQSNINNMTMNIETKIETNIKKRISDIICLMDGRVIVVEQWGKVNLLTSDGKLQKQLPIPGEAYSGTQINENTIAITYPDERAIKIFNMENETVTKVITLDKACYGLSFSNNSLAVGLYDKEIRIIDLEGNTLKSIQVESESALDDLVYCNDRVIYNDCDGNAVNCYDGSGKQIWRYKQDLSGPSGLCIDTYGNIFVADYYSNRIIVISKDGQNSKVLINEENGLEAPWCICFKHNESSGFISDFKGRHLTKFIFSIK; translated from the coding sequence ATGGCATCCAGTAAACCTAGCCAAGCTATCAAACCAGAATGTGACAAACATGGTCAAGACCTCATTTTGTTCTGCCCCGGTCATTTAATGCCTTGCTGTGATGAATGTATTTCCACCAGCCATTCAAAATGTACAGGAATAACAAGTTTAGCAGGTGTtgtggagaaaacaaaaattgaaaattccaAGGAATCTGTAGAAACAAACATAAATTCTATCTTAAATCTATTGGGAACATTAATCAACAACAAATCCAAAAACATTAAAAGAGGAGAAAATCAGTATAAAGACATACAGAAATCAATTAAAGAAATAAGAAAGGAAATAAACAATCATTTAGACCACCTGGAGAAAAAGTTATCCAAAGAAATTGATACCATTTGGAATCAGGAAAAAGCAAGTGCAACTGATTTCATCTCTGAAATTGAAGaggaaaagaaaaacttgaaagaaataaaagaacATTTACAAACAGTCACAAGGAATACTTCTAAACTACAATCATTTCTTGGTGTACATCAGATTGATCAACAAGTACATCAATGTCAAAGATATGTTGAAGATCTGAATGATGATGAGAGGATCAAAGAAGTTGAcatcaaaatgaagaaaaatgatgaaatagaaaaaatactGAGCAAGTTAGAATCATTAGAATCCTTAGGAGAAGTCATTGTTATAAAGACAGAAGTAGCCATGAAAATAGAAATAAGTGTGGGAACAGAACCACAAGTACCATTACAAGAACAATCCAACATAAACAACATGACCATGAATATAGAGACAAAGATAGAGACCAACATAAAGAAGAGGATCAGTGACATAATTTGTCTGATGGATGGAAGAGTTATAGTAGTGGAACAGTGGGGTAAAGTTAACCTACTTACTTCTGATGGCAAACTACAGAAACAGTTACCTATACCTGGTGAAGCCTACAGTGGTACACAGATCAATGAGAACACTATAGCCATAACTTATCCTGATGAGAGAGCCATTAAGATCTTCAATATGGAGAATGAAACAGTTACCAAAGTCATCACATTAGACAAAGCATGCTATGGTTTATCATTCTCCAATAATTCTCTGGCTGTAGGTTTGTATGATAAAGAAATCCGTATTATAGACTTGGAAGGAAATACACTGAAGTCAATACAAGTAGAGAGTGAATCAGCACTGGATGACCTTGTTTACTGTAATGACAGAGTAATCTATAATGACTGTGATGGTAATGCTGTAAACTGTTATGATGGATCAGGTAAACAGATCTGGAGATATAAACAGGATTTATCAGGACCAAGTGGACTTTGTATAGATACTTATGGTAACATCTTTGTAGCAGACTATTACTCTAATAGAATAATAGTGATATCAAAAGATGGACAGAATAGTAAAGTACTGATTAATGAAGAGAATGGACTGGAGGCTCCTTGgtgtatttgttttaaacataatgAGTCTTCAGGTTTTATTAGTGATTTTAAAGGCAGACACttgacaaaatttattttttctataaaataa